Proteins from one Ardenticatena maritima genomic window:
- a CDS encoding undecaprenyl-phosphate glucose phosphotransferase: protein MSRKPTINPWLVRLGMMALDAILINVAFFAAYYMRYVLEWGRPVDPAFQVPYRQYLAVALVYTLLALLTFAVEGLYHRRRTASLLEELYAIFNGTTTAVVLMIAVFFFYRPQFYSRLIFVYAALLTMALLGAARIVERIVLYQLRKRGIGVARLLIVGGGETGRTLMRHVMAHPELGYEIVGFVDDDPQRLQHIGRFKPLGTTDELPRLVEELQVDEVIITLPWQYHRKIMRILAQCERQNVRSRIVPDMFQLSLSHVDFDDIKGIPIIGIKEPALHGWRFTVKRLMDVVLASVLLVIAAPLMALIALLIKLDSPGPVLFKQTRVGRFGKPFTMYKFRTMYVNAEEMLEKLKQYNEADGPLFKMRNDPRRTRVGRWLRKFSLDELPQLWNVLKGDMSLVGPRPGLPSEVEQYEPWHRKRLEVPPGLTGLWQTSGRSDVSFDEMCLLDIYYAEHWSPLLDAIICLKTIPAVLTGRGAY, encoded by the coding sequence ATGAGCAGGAAACCAACCATCAATCCCTGGCTGGTACGCTTGGGAATGATGGCGTTGGATGCGATTTTGATCAATGTGGCGTTTTTTGCCGCCTACTACATGCGGTACGTCCTGGAATGGGGACGTCCCGTTGACCCTGCCTTCCAGGTGCCATACCGCCAGTATCTGGCGGTGGCCTTGGTGTATACGCTCCTGGCATTGCTGACATTTGCCGTCGAAGGGTTGTATCACCGTCGCCGTACAGCGTCGTTGCTCGAAGAGTTGTATGCCATTTTCAATGGTACGACTACCGCTGTGGTGTTGATGATTGCCGTTTTCTTCTTCTATCGCCCCCAATTCTACTCGCGCTTAATTTTTGTGTATGCCGCTCTGCTCACTATGGCGCTTTTAGGTGCGGCGCGCATTGTGGAGCGCATTGTGCTCTACCAATTGCGCAAGCGCGGGATTGGTGTTGCGCGGTTGCTGATTGTCGGTGGGGGTGAGACCGGGCGCACGCTGATGCGCCATGTCATGGCGCACCCCGAGTTGGGGTACGAGATTGTGGGCTTTGTGGATGACGACCCGCAACGTTTGCAGCATATCGGGCGGTTCAAGCCTTTGGGCACCACAGATGAATTGCCGCGGCTGGTTGAAGAATTGCAGGTGGATGAGGTCATTATTACGTTGCCGTGGCAGTATCACCGCAAAATTATGCGCATTTTGGCGCAGTGTGAGCGCCAGAACGTGCGTAGCCGTATCGTGCCCGATATGTTCCAATTGAGCTTGAGCCATGTGGACTTTGATGATATCAAGGGCATTCCCATTATTGGTATCAAAGAGCCTGCGTTACATGGGTGGCGCTTTACCGTCAAGCGGTTGATGGATGTGGTGTTGGCTTCGGTGTTGCTGGTGATTGCAGCCCCGTTGATGGCGCTGATAGCTCTGCTCATCAAACTCGATTCGCCGGGGCCGGTGCTCTTCAAACAGACGCGGGTGGGGCGCTTTGGCAAACCGTTCACGATGTACAAGTTCCGCACGATGTACGTCAATGCCGAAGAGATGCTGGAAAAGCTCAAGCAGTATAACGAAGCCGACGGCCCACTGTTCAAAATGCGCAATGACCCGCGTCGTACGCGTGTGGGGCGCTGGCTTCGCAAATTCAGCCTGGATGAGTTGCCGCAGTTGTGGAACGTGCTCAAAGGCGATATGAGTTTGGTGGGGCCGCGGCCTGGGTTGCCGAGCGAAGTGGAGCAATACGAACCCTGGCACCGCAAGCGGCTGGAAGTGCCCCCTGGGTTGACCGGCTTGTGGCAAACCAGTGGGCGCAGTGATGTCTCGTTCGATGAGATGTGTTTGCTGGATATTTACTACGCTGAACACTGGTCGCCTTTGCTGGATGCGATTATTTGCCTCAAAACGATTCCGGCTGTGCTCACGGGGCGCGGGGCGTATTGA
- the purN gene encoding phosphoribosylglycinamide formyltransferase yields the protein MTAPKVRLAILISGSGGVMQAILDACRRGELDAEVVGVFSHEPYAYGLLRAEREGVPAFAHDLSDYRFRGLTERDFERELADKIEALGADMVVLAEWALPLGETFLERFPNRVINLHEGLPGQFPVFDPYMRNPVSRVYDAFTAGLIRETGVTAHILRDPMQTGPVLAAERVPIYEFDTLADVEERFYRVKCEMLVNVLRQMIEERQQDHQSEQA from the coding sequence ATGACTGCACCAAAAGTTCGGTTAGCCATTCTCATCTCCGGTTCGGGGGGCGTCATGCAGGCGATTTTAGACGCCTGCCGCCGCGGCGAACTCGACGCCGAAGTCGTCGGTGTCTTCTCGCATGAGCCCTACGCCTACGGGCTGCTTCGCGCCGAGCGCGAAGGTGTGCCTGCCTTCGCCCATGACTTGTCCGACTATCGCTTTCGGGGGCTCACGGAGCGCGACTTTGAGCGTGAGTTGGCTGACAAAATTGAGGCGTTAGGTGCAGATATGGTTGTGCTGGCAGAGTGGGCGCTCCCACTGGGGGAAACGTTCCTGGAACGCTTCCCGAACCGTGTCATCAACTTGCATGAAGGCTTGCCGGGGCAATTTCCGGTGTTCGATCCGTACATGCGCAACCCAGTTTCGCGCGTGTACGACGCCTTTACCGCCGGCTTGATTCGCGAAACGGGGGTTACCGCGCACATTTTGCGTGATCCCATGCAAACAGGGCCGGTTCTGGCAGCGGAGCGGGTGCCGATTTATGAATTCGACACATTGGCGGACGTTGAAGAACGGTTCTACCGTGTGAAATGTGAGATGCTGGTCAATGTCTTGCGGCAGATGATTGAGGAGCGACAACAAGACCATCAGTCAGAGCAGGCCTGA
- the gltB gene encoding glutamate synthase large subunit, whose product MISQNLYPLYDQRLDHDACGVAVLAETRRGATRELVERALRTLHNLTHRGAVNADGRTADGAGILLQLPTDLFAAWLAEHDRAAVPGTFAVANCFLPHDDLRADALLEEAARDAGLVIIGWREPPVNPDALGELARATCPRLRQLFVARPDGWDAETFEMACYRARKAAEKRWRTAGCDAYITSFSSRTIVYKGMILPKDLPAFYLDLSNPLCRSAVAVVHTRFSTNTQPAWARAQPMRLLCHNGEINTLQGNVNWMKAREVDIPAEETPVIDEAGSDSAMLDNVAELLVRHGRDIREALLMMLSDAWENRPHMPEPVRAFYAAHAAIMEPWDGPAAVCFTDGRIAGARLDRNGLRPMRYDITRDGLLVVASEAGAAELDPAEIVEHGRLGPGEMIAADIELGIIERNDALKSRIAADLHAEAVAQTLRVQETPHHAPAVPDQDTLTRQQAVFGYTSEEVQVIITPMVWNAKEPIGAMGDDTPHAVLSDLPRPLFHYFRQRFAEVTNPPIDHLRERAMFSLRVHLGALPSILERHTDLSSRLVLTSPFLTPHDVEQVLALGETNPAFRAVVLDTTFPTADGARGMRDHLRTLCAQAEAAVRNGARILVLDDRHVSPAHAPFPAALAVGAVHHHLLRVGLRARCSLVVLSGEARDPHQVAVLIGYGANAVSPWLLFETAVAIGEHGFRGETLDADEAVARVIHALEDGLLKIMAKMGIATVESYCGAQIFEILGLADEVVDECFRGTPSRVGGVGYEALGEIVLAWHRNAFGEERAVPELPSPGFYKFKKDGEYHAFNPIVVRTLQQAVRTPGALNGHFAEGFAIYRRYAAMVDGEKPFDLRHFVEFVESTPIPIDEVEPATSIVRRFSTAAMSFGSLSPEAHETLAIAMNRLGGMSNSGEGGEHPDRYGTERNSACKQVASGRFGVTPAYLMSARELQIKMAQGSKPGEGGHLPGHKVTVEIAAIRHTEPGTTLISPPPHHDIYSIEDLAQLIYDLRTINPTATISVKLVAQAGVGTIAAGVVKAGADVVLISGHSGGTGASPLSSIKHAGVSWELGLAETQQVLVANGLRDRVRLRVDGGLRTARDVVVAALLGADEFSFGTAALIAEGCIMARVCHKNTCPVGIATQKGILREKFDGTPEHIMAFFLYVAEDIRSMLAQLGARSLDEIIGRTDLLRPARTYDAPINVQCLLAPPQQTRRYEGAIVDANRRPSDLELTITREVLHDIRLYGRAHRAYTLHNTNRSVGARLAGELATRYGDAGLPSDTITLRFDGYAGQSFGAFALPSTTMHLEGVANDYVGKGLAGGKIIIAPPRNAAWETEAPLIGNVALYGATGGQLYVAGRAGDRFAVRNSGATGVVEGVGAHGCEYMTGGVVVILGTVGPNFAAGMSGGMAYVYDEDGTFADHFNGEFVEATPLNEEDEQQVRALIECHRFYTHSRKAAALLAEWETARTKFVKVAPRR is encoded by the coding sequence GTGATTTCCCAAAACCTCTATCCACTTTACGACCAACGCTTGGACCACGATGCTTGTGGCGTAGCCGTCTTGGCTGAAACACGCCGTGGCGCCACTCGCGAGTTGGTCGAACGGGCTTTGCGCACGCTTCACAATCTGACCCATCGCGGCGCTGTCAACGCCGATGGCCGTACTGCCGACGGTGCCGGCATTCTGCTGCAACTGCCCACCGACCTCTTTGCTGCCTGGCTCGCCGAGCACGATAGAGCCGCTGTGCCCGGCACGTTCGCTGTTGCCAACTGTTTTCTGCCCCACGATGACTTGCGCGCCGACGCCTTGCTGGAAGAAGCCGCGCGCGACGCGGGTCTTGTCATCATCGGGTGGCGCGAGCCCCCCGTCAATCCCGATGCGTTGGGTGAATTAGCACGCGCAACCTGTCCCCGCTTGCGCCAACTGTTCGTTGCTCGCCCGGACGGGTGGGACGCCGAAACGTTCGAGATGGCTTGCTACCGAGCCCGCAAAGCCGCTGAAAAACGCTGGCGCACTGCTGGATGCGATGCCTACATCACCTCGTTTTCGTCCCGCACGATTGTGTACAAAGGCATGATTCTGCCGAAAGACCTGCCGGCGTTTTATCTCGACCTGAGCAACCCGCTTTGTCGGAGCGCAGTGGCGGTTGTGCATACACGTTTCAGCACGAACACACAACCCGCTTGGGCGCGCGCCCAACCGATGCGCTTGCTCTGCCACAATGGTGAAATCAACACCTTGCAGGGCAACGTCAACTGGATGAAAGCCCGCGAAGTGGATATTCCCGCCGAGGAAACCCCCGTCATTGATGAAGCGGGAAGCGATTCGGCGATGCTCGACAACGTGGCGGAACTGCTGGTGCGCCATGGTCGCGACATCCGCGAAGCCTTGTTGATGATGCTCTCCGATGCGTGGGAAAACCGCCCCCACATGCCCGAACCTGTGCGTGCGTTCTACGCCGCCCACGCCGCCATCATGGAACCGTGGGACGGTCCCGCTGCCGTCTGCTTCACCGACGGGCGCATTGCCGGCGCACGGCTCGACCGCAACGGGCTGCGCCCCATGCGCTACGACATCACCCGCGACGGGCTTCTGGTTGTTGCCAGTGAAGCCGGCGCCGCTGAACTCGACCCCGCCGAGATTGTTGAGCATGGGCGCCTGGGACCAGGTGAGATGATTGCTGCCGACATCGAACTGGGCATTATCGAACGCAACGACGCCCTGAAAAGCCGCATTGCCGCCGACCTGCACGCAGAAGCGGTTGCGCAGACGCTGCGGGTGCAGGAAACACCACATCACGCGCCCGCCGTTCCCGACCAGGACACCCTGACGCGCCAGCAAGCCGTTTTCGGCTATACGTCCGAAGAAGTGCAGGTCATCATCACCCCCATGGTATGGAACGCCAAAGAACCCATCGGCGCAATGGGCGACGACACACCGCACGCCGTGTTGAGCGACCTGCCGCGCCCGCTCTTCCACTACTTCCGCCAGCGTTTTGCCGAAGTCACGAACCCGCCTATTGACCACCTGCGCGAACGCGCCATGTTCTCGTTGCGCGTGCACCTGGGCGCACTGCCGTCCATTCTGGAACGTCATACCGACTTGAGCAGCCGCCTGGTGCTGACATCGCCCTTCCTCACGCCGCATGATGTTGAGCAGGTGTTGGCGTTGGGTGAAACAAACCCCGCGTTCCGCGCCGTGGTACTTGACACCACCTTCCCCACCGCCGACGGCGCGCGCGGCATGCGCGACCATCTGCGCACCCTCTGCGCCCAGGCTGAAGCGGCGGTACGCAACGGGGCGCGCATTCTCGTGCTGGACGACCGCCACGTATCACCGGCACATGCACCGTTCCCCGCGGCGCTGGCGGTCGGCGCTGTTCACCACCACCTTTTGCGCGTCGGCTTGCGCGCACGCTGTTCCCTGGTTGTGCTCAGCGGCGAAGCCCGCGACCCCCACCAGGTGGCTGTGCTCATCGGCTACGGCGCGAACGCTGTCAGCCCCTGGTTGCTCTTTGAGACGGCGGTTGCAATTGGGGAGCACGGCTTCCGTGGGGAAACGCTCGACGCCGACGAAGCCGTGGCGCGTGTCATCCACGCCCTGGAAGACGGCTTGCTGAAAATCATGGCGAAAATGGGCATTGCCACGGTGGAAAGTTATTGCGGCGCGCAAATTTTCGAGATTCTGGGGCTTGCCGATGAGGTTGTGGACGAATGCTTCCGCGGCACCCCCTCGCGTGTGGGCGGTGTAGGATATGAAGCGCTGGGCGAAATTGTGCTAGCATGGCACCGCAACGCGTTTGGCGAAGAACGCGCCGTGCCCGAACTGCCCAGCCCCGGCTTCTACAAATTCAAGAAAGACGGCGAATACCACGCCTTCAACCCCATTGTGGTACGCACGTTGCAACAAGCCGTGCGCACCCCTGGGGCGCTCAATGGGCACTTTGCCGAAGGCTTTGCCATCTACCGCCGCTACGCCGCCATGGTGGACGGCGAAAAGCCCTTCGATTTGCGCCACTTCGTCGAATTCGTCGAAAGTACGCCCATTCCCATTGATGAAGTTGAACCGGCTACTTCTATCGTGCGCCGTTTTTCGACAGCCGCCATGTCATTCGGTTCGCTTTCACCCGAAGCCCATGAAACACTGGCCATTGCCATGAACCGCCTCGGCGGCATGAGCAACAGCGGCGAAGGGGGCGAACACCCTGACCGGTATGGCACCGAGCGCAACAGCGCCTGCAAACAAGTGGCAAGTGGGCGCTTTGGCGTCACGCCCGCCTATCTCATGTCGGCGCGCGAGCTGCAAATCAAGATGGCGCAAGGCTCGAAACCAGGCGAAGGCGGCCACCTGCCGGGGCACAAAGTCACGGTGGAAATCGCCGCGATCCGCCACACCGAACCCGGCACCACGCTCATCTCACCGCCGCCGCACCACGACATTTACAGCATTGAAGACCTGGCGCAACTCATTTACGACCTGCGCACCATCAACCCCACCGCCACCATCAGCGTCAAACTGGTGGCGCAAGCCGGTGTCGGCACGATTGCCGCCGGCGTGGTGAAAGCCGGCGCGGACGTGGTGCTCATCAGCGGGCACAGCGGCGGCACCGGGGCATCACCGCTCAGCAGCATCAAGCATGCGGGGGTCTCGTGGGAGTTGGGCTTGGCTGAAACGCAACAAGTCCTCGTCGCCAATGGCTTGCGCGACCGTGTGCGCCTCCGCGTTGACGGCGGCTTGCGTACCGCCCGTGACGTGGTAGTTGCCGCCCTGCTCGGCGCCGATGAATTCTCGTTTGGGACGGCGGCGTTGATTGCCGAAGGCTGCATCATGGCGCGCGTCTGCCACAAAAACACGTGCCCTGTGGGTATCGCCACGCAAAAAGGCATCTTGCGCGAAAAATTCGACGGCACACCGGAACACATCATGGCTTTCTTCCTCTACGTTGCCGAAGACATCCGCAGCATGTTGGCGCAATTGGGGGCGCGTAGCCTGGATGAAATCATCGGGCGCACCGACCTTCTGCGTCCCGCCCGCACCTACGACGCGCCCATCAACGTGCAATGCCTGCTTGCGCCGCCCCAGCAAACGCGCCGCTACGAAGGCGCCATTGTGGACGCCAACCGCCGCCCATCAGACCTGGAACTGACCATCACGCGCGAAGTCTTGCATGACATTCGGCTCTATGGACGCGCCCATCGCGCCTACACGCTCCACAACACCAACCGCAGCGTGGGCGCCCGCCTGGCCGGCGAACTCGCCACCCGCTACGGCGACGCCGGCTTGCCCAGCGACACCATCACCCTGCGGTTCGACGGCTACGCCGGCCAGAGTTTTGGGGCATTTGCCCTTCCCAGCACAACCATGCACCTGGAAGGAGTCGCCAACGACTATGTGGGCAAGGGGCTTGCCGGCGGCAAGATCATCATCGCACCGCCACGCAATGCCGCTTGGGAAACCGAAGCCCCGCTCATTGGCAACGTTGCACTTTACGGCGCAACCGGTGGGCAACTCTACGTTGCCGGGCGCGCCGGCGACCGCTTTGCCGTTCGCAACTCCGGCGCGACAGGCGTTGTCGAGGGGGTTGGCGCGCATGGATGTGAATACATGACCGGCGGCGTGGTCGTCATTCTGGGGACGGTTGGTCCCAATTTTGCAGCCGGCATGTCGGGCGGCATGGCCTACGTGTACGATGAAGACGGCACCTTTGCCGATCATTTCAACGGTGAGTTTGTAGAAGCCACACCATTGAACGAGGAAGACGAGCAACAGGTACGCGCACTCATCGAATGCCACCGCTTCTACACACACAGCCGCAAAGCCGCCGCACTGTTAGCGGAATGGGAGACAGCGCGCACCAAATTTGTCAAAGTGGCTCCTCGTCGCTAA
- a CDS encoding NUDIX hydrolase, translating into MHAPANRLSPRVAVGLVILRNSSPLPDVLLVRRGKPPMRGYWSLPGGSVELGETLAEAAIREAREETGLTVQVGPVLTAVDAIDRNADGEVQYHYVIVDIVAFVDEGAVAIPSDDADDVMWVAADRVEHVHPLTPQVPRVVQLALTWIERGMLIPPWRL; encoded by the coding sequence ATGCATGCGCCTGCAAACCGCTTGTCGCCACGGGTTGCCGTGGGGTTGGTCATTCTCCGCAACAGTTCTCCTCTGCCCGATGTTTTGCTTGTGCGAAGGGGCAAACCGCCTATGCGGGGCTATTGGTCGTTGCCGGGCGGTTCGGTGGAGTTGGGGGAAACGCTTGCTGAGGCGGCCATACGTGAGGCGCGCGAGGAAACCGGCTTGACGGTGCAGGTGGGGCCGGTGCTTACCGCGGTGGACGCTATTGACCGCAACGCGGATGGGGAAGTGCAATACCATTACGTGATTGTAGATATCGTGGCTTTTGTGGATGAGGGTGCGGTGGCGATCCCCAGTGATGATGCCGATGATGTGATGTGGGTGGCGGCCGACCGTGTCGAACATGTGCACCCCTTGACGCCTCAGGTGCCGCGTGTTGTGCAATTGGCGCTGACGTGGATTGAACGGGGGATGCTGATCCCCCCATGGCGTTTGTAA
- a CDS encoding sensor histidine kinase → MREALALFFTTNQVLMHFITGQVFFVLGLLLAIQSRRHSRLALARVLGWLAGFGVLLSLHEWGFVFLPVQSAYLPQPFLDLLKVVHVGVLGVAFGLLFQFGVESLRPLARPWLWLRFLPAFVVIVWGVVVFLPGLAAAATFDAWFATSETSARLFIGVPGALLAAYGLRRQAMLIPPSLDVRRISAMLRIAGLAFVALAVFGGVVAPRTPFFNEEQLWAWTAIPIEAYRALVGLVLLVSMYRVVEVFNIELDRRLTSMEEEQLLLAERERLGRELHDRTLQSIYAAGLLLRSVLQRVHDDASLAALVEQSLTLLNDAVTDIRNHIGLLKPQPTGGNLVAALREAVRQSPVHSLADVETIFDVAPDAVLESGALGHLLMIVNEALSNVARHAEARHVCVQVRQQDGTVLVEIADDGQGFPADVVPGYGLRTMQERARLLGGHLEIETAPQRGTTVRLTVPLCHEQTKSWQHEVAS, encoded by the coding sequence ATGCGTGAAGCGTTGGCGCTCTTCTTCACCACTAACCAGGTGTTGATGCATTTTATCACCGGGCAGGTCTTTTTTGTGTTGGGGCTTTTGCTGGCGATTCAATCGCGCCGACACAGTCGCCTGGCATTGGCGCGTGTGTTGGGATGGTTGGCGGGGTTTGGTGTGCTGTTGAGTTTGCACGAGTGGGGTTTTGTGTTCTTGCCGGTTCAATCGGCTTATTTGCCGCAACCATTTCTTGATTTGTTGAAAGTTGTGCATGTGGGGGTGTTGGGCGTTGCTTTTGGCTTGCTGTTTCAGTTTGGCGTTGAAAGTTTGCGCCCGCTGGCACGCCCATGGCTTTGGCTGCGTTTTCTGCCCGCCTTCGTCGTCATCGTCTGGGGAGTGGTTGTGTTTCTGCCCGGTTTGGCGGCGGCGGCTACTTTTGATGCCTGGTTTGCCACGAGCGAAACGAGCGCACGGCTTTTCATAGGCGTTCCAGGTGCGCTGCTGGCGGCGTATGGCTTGCGGCGGCAGGCGATGCTTATTCCGCCTTCATTAGATGTGCGGCGAATTTCCGCGATGTTGCGCATTGCCGGCTTGGCGTTTGTGGCGTTGGCGGTGTTTGGTGGGGTGGTGGCGCCACGCACGCCTTTCTTCAATGAAGAGCAATTGTGGGCGTGGACTGCGATTCCTATTGAGGCGTATCGTGCGCTGGTGGGATTGGTGCTCCTGGTCAGCATGTATCGCGTGGTGGAAGTGTTCAACATTGAACTTGACCGCCGGCTGACCAGCATGGAAGAAGAGCAGTTGCTGTTGGCTGAACGCGAGCGCTTGGGGCGTGAGTTGCACGACCGCACGTTGCAATCCATTTATGCGGCGGGGTTGCTCTTGCGTTCTGTTTTGCAACGTGTGCACGATGATGCCTCGCTTGCGGCATTGGTGGAGCAGAGTTTGACCTTGTTGAATGACGCTGTGACTGATATTCGCAACCATATCGGCTTGCTGAAGCCACAGCCTACCGGTGGCAACCTGGTGGCGGCGCTGCGTGAGGCGGTACGCCAGTCTCCCGTGCATTCGTTGGCGGATGTCGAAACCATTTTTGATGTTGCGCCCGATGCTGTGTTGGAAAGCGGGGCATTGGGACATTTGCTGATGATTGTGAATGAGGCGTTGAGCAATGTCGCACGCCATGCCGAGGCGCGCCATGTGTGTGTACAGGTGCGCCAACAAGATGGAACGGTGCTTGTTGAAATTGCCGATGACGGTCAGGGGTTCCCGGCGGATGTGGTTCCTGGATACGGATTGCGCACCATGCAGGAGCGGGCTCGCCTGCTGGGCGGCCATTTGGAGATTGAGACAGCCCCCCAACGTGGCACGACTGTGCGGCTGACCGTGCCGTTGTGCCATGAGCAGACCAAATCCTGGCAACACGAGGTGGCCTCATGA
- a CDS encoding glycosyltransferase family 4 protein produces the protein MSEQTLRIALNAQLLNLDSSYRSAGISQYIYGLLRHLPAQSKRFQYYVHTGEAKAVLDGMQRLLTTRHTKRPLVRIVWEQVVWPLALQRLQPDLVHGLAYVLPLAYRGKGLVTVYDLTFLRVPMAFRAPNRLYLQTMTRLAVRRAAHVCAISESTRRDIVKTLGVPESSVSVVYPGVDERFRPASPEALEAFRRRHGLPERYVLYLGTLEPRKNVTTLVRAYARLVAREPQTPLLVLAGAKGWYFEDVFAEVERLGLQERVMFPGYVPAEEQALWYSGAEVFVYPSRYEGFGMPVAEAMACGTPVIASTAASLPEVVGDAGLLVPPDDEVALADTLAHVLANREVREALSAAGRRQAAKFSWQAAAQAQVRIYEQCAGAKEGAL, from the coding sequence ATGAGCGAGCAAACGTTGCGGATTGCACTCAATGCACAATTGTTGAATTTAGATTCTTCATATCGAAGCGCCGGAATTTCGCAATACATTTACGGCTTGCTACGCCATTTGCCGGCGCAAAGTAAGCGATTTCAATATTACGTGCATACTGGCGAAGCCAAAGCCGTGCTGGACGGCATGCAACGTTTGCTCACGACGCGGCACACGAAACGCCCGTTGGTGCGCATTGTGTGGGAGCAGGTCGTCTGGCCGTTGGCGCTGCAGCGCCTGCAACCCGACCTGGTTCACGGTCTGGCATATGTGTTGCCGTTGGCGTATCGTGGCAAGGGTCTTGTGACCGTGTACGATTTGACCTTTTTGCGTGTACCCATGGCGTTTCGCGCGCCCAACCGGCTCTATTTGCAGACCATGACACGCCTGGCGGTACGTCGTGCGGCGCATGTGTGTGCTATTTCGGAAAGTACACGGCGCGATATTGTGAAGACGTTGGGCGTGCCTGAATCGTCGGTCAGTGTGGTGTATCCGGGTGTTGATGAGCGGTTTCGTCCGGCGTCGCCGGAGGCGTTGGAGGCGTTTCGCCGACGGCACGGGTTGCCGGAGCGGTATGTGCTCTACCTGGGCACGTTGGAGCCGCGCAAGAATGTGACAACGCTGGTACGCGCGTATGCGCGCCTGGTGGCGCGTGAGCCGCAAACACCGCTCCTGGTGCTTGCCGGCGCGAAGGGGTGGTATTTTGAAGATGTGTTCGCCGAAGTGGAACGGTTAGGATTGCAAGAGCGCGTGATGTTTCCGGGGTATGTACCGGCTGAGGAACAGGCGCTCTGGTATAGTGGCGCTGAGGTTTTTGTCTATCCGAGCCGCTATGAAGGGTTTGGTATGCCGGTGGCGGAAGCGATGGCATGCGGAACACCCGTCATTGCCAGCACAGCGGCGAGTTTGCCGGAAGTGGTGGGGGATGCCGGATTGCTGGTGCCGCCTGATGACGAGGTGGCGCTGGCTGACACACTGGCGCATGTTCTGGCAAACCGTGAGGTGCGCGAGGCGCTGAGCGCCGCGGGACGCCGGCAAGCCGCCAAATTTTCATGGCAGGCAGCGGCGCAAGCACAGGTGCGCATTTATGAGCAATGTGCGGGAGCCAAGGAGGGGGCTTTATGA
- the dcd gene encoding dCTP deaminase: protein MSIQPDTWIRKMALEHGMIEPFVDRQVREGVISYGLSSFGYDIRIADEFLIFTPNPYNTVVDPKEIDKRAFTRFQGEVCVIPPNSYALGRSVEYFRIPEDVICIVLGKSTYARSGIIVNVTPGEPGWEGHWTIEISNATPLPAKIYANEGIAQVLFLRGARPEITYADKRGKYQGQRGITLPRL, encoded by the coding sequence ATGTCCATTCAACCCGATACATGGATTCGCAAGATGGCGCTGGAACATGGCATGATTGAGCCGTTTGTGGATCGCCAGGTGCGTGAAGGGGTCATCAGCTATGGATTGAGTTCGTTTGGATATGATATTCGCATTGCCGATGAGTTTTTGATTTTCACTCCCAACCCGTACAACACGGTGGTGGACCCCAAGGAGATTGACAAGCGCGCCTTTACTCGTTTTCAGGGTGAGGTCTGTGTGATTCCCCCGAATTCCTACGCGCTGGGGCGCTCGGTTGAGTATTTCCGCATTCCCGAAGATGTGATTTGTATTGTGTTGGGGAAATCAACCTACGCCCGCTCGGGGATTATTGTGAATGTGACACCGGGCGAGCCGGGGTGGGAAGGCCACTGGACGATCGAAATCAGCAATGCGACGCCTTTGCCGGCGAAGATTTACGCCAACGAAGGCATTGCGCAGGTTTTGTTTTTGCGCGGCGCGCGCCCTGAAATCACGTATGCCGATAAGCGCGGTAAATACCAAGGGCAACGTGGTATTACGCTTCCCCGGTTGTAG